A stretch of DNA from Methanogenium sp. S4BF:
TCAGTACATCTGTATCAACAATGAGCTCCTGAAAGAAAATCTCGGGGGCGATGCTGCCCTTGCATCCCGTGCATTAAAGGCCCTTGTCGAGGCGGCGGCAAAAGTTCCTCCATCAGGAAAACAGAATAGTTTTGCATCCCGGGCATATGCATCATACATCCTGGCAGAGACCGGGAACCAGCAGCCCCGCTCTCTCTCTGCAGCATTTCTCAACCCGGTGAACAGAGGTGATTTCCTGGTATCTTCTATCCAGAGCCTGAAAGACAGCAGAGAGAAAATGGATGCAGTGTATGGTTCCTGCTGTGATGGATTCGTTGAAATGAACGCCTGTACCGGCGAAGGATCGCTGGATGACGTACTTTCATTCGTAGCTGATCACAATGACTGATTATCTGGTATTTCATTTATACGGACCAATGGCGTCATGGGGTGATACAGCCGTAGGCGAATTTCGCCCATCCTTAGATCACCCGTCCCGTTCAGCGGTACTGGGTCTCATCGCTGCATCACTGGGGGTGAGAAGAGAGGATGAGGGTACTCTGAAGCGTATTGCTGCATCGTATGCACTGGCAGTTGCAGTTGAATCGTCAGGAACATTACTCCGCGATTACCACACAACAGCAGTGCCTCCCTCAGGAAAAGGCAAAAACCGGCGTCATTTTGCGACACGCAAGGATGAATTGTCAGGCCCAAAAGACGGTCTTTCAACGATTCTCTCGTCACGGGATTACCGGTGTGATTCAAAGTATCTGGTCTGTGTCTGGCCACGTGGCCAGGAGTGCCCCTATTCGCTCTCTGAGATACAGTCCGCTCTTGCATCACCCTGCTTTGTTCCCTATCTCGGAAGAAAATCATGTGTCCTGTCACGCCCAATGGCACCGGTCCTCATTGATGCCCATGATGCCGGGGAAGCGATGAATA
This window harbors:
- the cas5e gene encoding type I-E CRISPR-associated protein Cas5/CasD codes for the protein MTDYLVFHLYGPMASWGDTAVGEFRPSLDHPSRSAVLGLIAASLGVRREDEGTLKRIAASYALAVAVESSGTLLRDYHTTAVPPSGKGKNRRHFATRKDELSGPKDGLSTILSSRDYRCDSKYLVCVWPRGQECPYSLSEIQSALASPCFVPYLGRKSCVLSRPMAPVLIDAHDAGEAMNTVLSGEEDYIPGLRRNKNIRVFWSAGDDTGIQPKQSVHRRDEPFSRKPWQFMERIEEMGYLKNEGEDVL